From the genome of Papaver somniferum cultivar HN1 chromosome 2, ASM357369v1, whole genome shotgun sequence, one region includes:
- the LOC113347917 gene encoding probable protein phosphatase 2C 72, translating into MGICMSCASYSNPDESIIHDTYENAVIIDSRSDRTPSLIGSVYSQKGDKATNQDSSILQQGFAMNDGALCGVFDEHGMNGHVASILVRELLPSLLLDQKKSISSSTDGNDYVEEWSKACVGAYQVMDDELKSRRENLDFSCSGTTSVTVIKQGEDLVIANLGDSRAVLGTSSDNGEFMAVQLTTDLKPSVIEEAERIRSRRGRVFALQREAHIERVWLPNEDYPGLAMTRAFGDFELKDYGIIATPQISHHHLNIKDKFVVLASDGVWDMLSNDQVVSIMSSSRPETAAKAVVEAAVAGWKRFPHLKMDDISVSCMFFHEIPQNL; encoded by the exons ATGGGAATCTGTATGTCTTGTGCATCTTATAGTAATCCTGACGAAAGCATTATCCATGATACATATGAAAATGCAGTTATTATAGATTCCAGGTCTGACAGAACCCCAAGTTTGATTGGTTCTGTTTATTCGCAGAAAGGTGATAAAGCAACAAACCAAGATTCTTCCATACTTCAACAG GGTTTTGCTATGAATGATGGAGCTTTATGTGGAGTATTTGACGAACATGGAATGAATGGTCATGTCGCGAGTATATTAGTCAGAGAATTGTTGCCCAGTTTATTGTTAGACCAAAAGAAATCGATTTCTTCGTCGACTGATGGGAATGATTATGTCGAGGAGTGGAGTAAAGCTTGTGTTGGTGCTTACCAAGTGATGGACGATGAACTTAAAAGTCGTCGAGAGAACTTGGATTTTTCTTGCAGTGGAACTACTTCTGTTACCGTCATAAAACAG GGTGAAGATCTTGTTATTGCTAATCTTGGTGATTCGAGGGCCGTATTAGGGACTAGTTCTGACAATGGTGAATTTATGGCTGTTCAGCTGACAACTGATCTAAAGCCTAGTGTAATAGAGGAAGCTGAAAGAATACGGAGCCGTAGAGGTCGAGTATTCGCACTTCAAAGAGAAGCTCATATTGAACGTGTATGGTTACCTAACGAGGATTACCCTGGACTTGCCATGACAAGAGCTTTTGGAGATTTCGAGCTCAAGGATTATGGAATAATAGCCACTCCACAAATCTCACATCATCATTTAAACATCAAGGACAAGTTCGTTGTTCTTGCATCTGATGGG GTGTGGGATATGCTAAGTAACGATCAAGTTGTGTCCATCATGTCCTCGTCAAGGCCAGAAACAGCGGCCAAAGCAGTAGTAGAAGCCGCTGTTGCTGGATGGAAGCGATTTCCGCATCTTAAAATGGATGATATCTCTGTATCTTGCATGTTCTTCCATGAGATACCACAGAATCTGTAA